A region from the uncultured Macellibacteroides sp. genome encodes:
- the sucC gene encoding ADP-forming succinate--CoA ligase subunit beta, translating into MKIHEYQAKDLFAAYGIPVKSYILCRTPDEAVSAYSQLNVNKVVLKAQVLTGGRGKAGGIKLADNSQEVQTRTEAILNLKIKDIPVDRIIVTEAVDIKKEYYLSIVVDRNTKSALLMLSSDGGIDIEEVAHSTPERIHKFQIDPMLGTPDFFTRKVAFSLFSDIKLVNQLSHIIKSLYRLFIETDASLAEINPLVLTDDDNLIAVDAKMTFDDNALFRQPKIAELFEPTEEEKKERDAKSKGFSYVHLGGEIGCMVNGAGLAMATMDLIKRYRGNPANFLDIGGSSNSEKVVQALKLLLKDDDVKVVLINIFGGITRCDDVANGILQAFEQIETDIPVVVRLTGTNEEAGRALLRDSKLYVANTMSEATRLAVNISLKTY; encoded by the coding sequence ATGAAGATACATGAATACCAGGCAAAAGATCTGTTTGCCGCGTATGGAATTCCAGTAAAAAGTTACATTTTATGTCGTACCCCGGACGAAGCTGTTTCTGCATACTCTCAATTAAATGTTAACAAAGTTGTCTTAAAAGCCCAGGTCCTCACAGGTGGAAGGGGAAAGGCCGGAGGAATTAAACTTGCCGATAATTCGCAGGAAGTTCAAACCCGCACCGAGGCTATACTAAACTTAAAAATAAAGGATATCCCGGTAGATCGGATCATTGTAACTGAAGCTGTAGATATTAAAAAGGAATACTATTTAAGTATAGTTGTAGATCGCAACACTAAATCCGCTTTGCTGATGTTAAGCAGTGACGGAGGAATCGATATCGAAGAGGTGGCCCATTCAACTCCCGAACGTATTCACAAATTTCAGATTGATCCTATGTTGGGAACTCCCGATTTCTTTACCCGGAAAGTTGCCTTTTCTTTATTCTCCGACATAAAACTTGTCAATCAGCTTAGCCACATTATTAAATCTCTTTACAGGCTCTTTATCGAAACCGATGCCTCGCTGGCAGAGATAAATCCGCTTGTACTAACAGACGATGATAATTTGATAGCGGTTGACGCAAAAATGACATTTGATGACAATGCCCTCTTCCGTCAGCCAAAAATTGCAGAACTATTTGAGCCAACCGAAGAAGAGAAGAAGGAACGCGATGCCAAATCTAAAGGTTTCAGTTATGTGCATCTTGGAGGAGAAATAGGGTGTATGGTAAACGGAGCCGGACTAGCAATGGCTACCATGGATTTAATAAAAAGATATAGAGGTAATCCGGCAAACTTTCTGGATATAGGAGGAAGTTCAAATAGTGAAAAGGTTGTACAAGCTCTTAAGCTATTGCTAAAAGACGATGATGTGAAGGTGGTACTCATCAATATATTCGGAGGAATTACCCGTTGTGACGACGTTGCTAATGGTATACTGCAGGCTTTCGAACAAATAGAGACAGATATTCCGGTTGTGGTGCGGTTAACCGGGACAAATGAAGAAGCCGGAAGGGCTCTTCTCCGTGATTCAAAACTGTATGTGGCCAATACAATGAGCGAAGCAACACGTTTGGCCGTGAATATATCTTTAAAAACCTATTAA
- the xpt gene encoding xanthine phosphoribosyltransferase, which yields MDILKNRILQDGKCYAGGILKVDSFINHQMDPMLMYKIAQEFVTRFEGTKINKIVTIEASGIAPAIMVGYIMQLPVVFVKKKQPKTMENMLTTTVHSFTKDRDYTVCISNNFLTPDDHVLFVDDFLANGNASLGMIDLIAQAGATLSGMGFIIEKAFQDGGKILREQGIHVESLAIIEDLSNCEIKVR from the coding sequence ATGGATATATTAAAAAATCGTATTCTGCAGGACGGCAAATGTTATGCAGGTGGGATACTAAAAGTAGATAGTTTTATTAATCATCAGATGGATCCCATGCTGATGTATAAAATTGCTCAGGAATTTGTTACCCGGTTTGAGGGAACAAAAATAAATAAAATTGTAACTATCGAGGCAAGTGGCATTGCTCCTGCTATTATGGTGGGTTACATTATGCAGCTTCCGGTTGTCTTTGTTAAGAAAAAACAGCCAAAGACAATGGAGAATATGCTTACAACAACGGTGCATTCCTTTACGAAGGACCGCGATTACACTGTTTGTATCAGTAACAATTTTCTTACACCGGACGATCATGTATTGTTTGTTGACGATTTTCTTGCCAACGGCAATGCATCGCTGGGTATGATCGACTTGATTGCTCAGGCAGGGGCTACGTTAAGTGGTATGGGTTTTATTATAGAAAAGGCATTTCAGGATGGTGGTAAGATTCTACGTGAACAGGGTATCCATGTAGAGTCTTTGGCTATTATTGAAGATTTGTCAAACTGCGAAATTAAGGTCCGGTAA
- a CDS encoding AraC family transcriptional regulator encodes MGASSFESDLSLQLLYAGFYRVGTWWNYDNVISPFSRIYLITKGSGAVYIRKKKYELHPNQLFLIPKFVAHRYECDDFMEHYYICFFDTKTREKNRYERLDMNLQLPSKPIDYALMERFMELNPHKSLPTTDPRKYDNKRNIHFMNKETNSLEYARDIENNGILLQLFSRFITSAQVPLSGINYPYEKFDVVMNYIHNNLSTNISVSGLAELMYVTPDHFSRLFKKIQGVNPCEYIQLKRIEKAQTLMLTSQITIKEIASAVGLPNLSQFSRLFSKHTHHAPREYRAMLFNDLRKE; translated from the coding sequence ATGGGAGCTTCTTCATTTGAATCTGACTTATCTTTGCAACTTCTTTATGCCGGTTTTTATCGAGTAGGTACATGGTGGAATTATGATAATGTAATTAGCCCTTTTTCTCGAATATATTTGATAACAAAAGGTAGCGGAGCTGTTTATATACGTAAGAAAAAATATGAATTACATCCCAATCAATTGTTTCTGATTCCCAAGTTTGTAGCTCACAGGTATGAGTGCGACGATTTTATGGAGCATTACTATATCTGTTTTTTTGATACCAAAACCAGAGAAAAAAATCGTTACGAGCGATTGGATATGAATTTGCAATTACCATCCAAGCCAATTGACTATGCTTTGATGGAGCGTTTTATGGAACTTAATCCCCACAAATCTTTACCAACCACCGATCCCCGAAAATATGACAATAAGCGAAATATCCATTTTATGAATAAGGAAACAAATAGTTTGGAGTATGCCAGGGATATTGAAAACAATGGTATCTTACTTCAGCTTTTTTCCCGATTTATTACATCTGCTCAAGTTCCATTATCAGGTATAAACTATCCGTATGAGAAATTTGATGTCGTAATGAATTATATCCACAATAATTTAAGTACCAATATATCTGTATCTGGTTTGGCTGAATTAATGTATGTTACCCCCGATCATTTTTCCAGGTTGTTTAAAAAGATCCAAGGAGTAAATCCCTGTGAATACATTCAGCTAAAGCGAATAGAAAAAGCCCAAACTTTGATGCTCACCTCTCAAATCACCATAAAAGAAATTGCCTCAGCAGTTGGTCTGCCTAATCTGTCGCAGTTCTCCCGATTATTTTCAAAACATACACACCACGCTCCCCGTGAGTACAGGGCTATGCTGTTTAATGATCTAAGGAAGGAGTAA
- the sucD gene encoding succinate--CoA ligase subunit alpha: MSILIDQNTRVVVQGITGRDGGFHALKMKDYGTQIVAGTSPGKGGMFVNGIPVFNTVHETVKLLRANTSIIFVPAAFAFDAILEAADAGIKLIICITEGIPTLDIVKAYSYVKQKGASLIGPNCPGLISPEKSLVGIMPATVFKKGGVGIISRSGTLTYEVVYHLTAAGLGQSTAIGIGGDPVVGLHYLELLAMFEEDDETDSIVLIGEIGGNAEEKAASFIEHHISKPVVAFIAGQTAPADKQMGHAGAIISSGSGSAKEKIEALETVGIHVAPEPSMIPGLLKR; this comes from the coding sequence ATGAGTATCCTTATAGATCAAAACACACGCGTAGTTGTACAAGGAATAACAGGAAGAGACGGGGGCTTTCATGCCCTGAAAATGAAAGATTACGGAACGCAGATTGTAGCCGGCACCTCACCCGGCAAAGGAGGAATGTTTGTTAACGGAATACCGGTATTCAATACCGTACACGAGACTGTAAAGCTTCTTCGTGCAAATACATCGATTATATTTGTTCCTGCAGCTTTCGCTTTTGATGCCATACTTGAAGCTGCCGATGCAGGTATAAAGTTAATCATTTGCATTACGGAAGGTATACCAACCCTCGATATCGTTAAAGCTTACAGTTATGTTAAGCAAAAAGGAGCTTCGCTTATCGGTCCAAATTGTCCGGGCCTTATTTCGCCCGAAAAGAGTTTGGTGGGAATTATGCCTGCCACGGTGTTTAAAAAGGGAGGAGTGGGCATTATAAGCCGCAGTGGGACGTTAACATACGAGGTGGTCTATCATCTTACTGCGGCAGGTTTAGGGCAATCTACCGCGATTGGAATAGGCGGTGATCCGGTAGTGGGTCTTCATTACCTGGAACTACTTGCTATGTTCGAGGAGGACGATGAGACTGACTCTATAGTCTTAATTGGCGAAATCGGTGGCAATGCCGAAGAAAAGGCTGCCTCATTCATAGAGCATCATATAAGCAAACCCGTTGTAGCGTTCATTGCCGGGCAGACTGCTCCGGCAGATAAGCAGATGGGACATGCAGGAGCCATTATTTCAAGTGGTTCAGGAAGTGCCAAAGAAAAGATAGAGGCTCTCGAAACTGTTGGTATTCATGTTGCACCCGAACCATCCATGATTCCGGGACTGCTGAAAAGATAA
- a CDS encoding glycoside hydrolase family protein: MKFKLSFLLTLFFFLLISNDSFTQIKERERPSEWKQLVKGARFMDRFLPMPSGKLRSDTWGAKNVLPRYVDNGIEDSIRSYWGGNIMLGDDNKYHLFVCGWLEDSPKGHATWPNSIVYHTVCNNSIGPFIIKDTIGAGHNPECFRLNDGRYVVYVIDGYYLANTLNGPWTYNKFEFNKRDRRIIEGLSNLTFSKREDGSYLMVCRGGGIWISQTGLSSYNQISDRRVYPAVEGEFEDPVVWRDHIQYHLIVNDWLGRIAFYMRSKDGVNWVTDPGEAYQPGVSFHEDGKVEEWFKYERIKVLQDKYGRAIQANFAVVDVQKESDKGNDNHGSKNISIPLNPGLLLAILDTQKITEKTKTIRVKIAAEEGFNPHTDINVNSLRFGASAEVNYGRGCQVMKTEKAGSDLVVTFDAKGNGITEEEFAPKLIGKTTSGKLLYGYARLPYVSYNNPILSARMPSFTPSEKGFDLGAEVQNFGQMASKTTTLHLEYKKNGQTIKVGSSKVPALDPYQKTTVRLSCDKLFEKGASYDFVLSILIPGEKPSIFNFSTVPVK, translated from the coding sequence ATGAAATTCAAGTTATCATTTTTATTAACTCTATTTTTCTTTTTACTGATATCGAACGACTCTTTTACCCAGATTAAAGAGAGGGAACGTCCTTCGGAATGGAAACAGTTAGTTAAAGGAGCACGGTTTATGGATCGTTTTCTTCCGATGCCTTCCGGTAAATTAAGAAGCGACACATGGGGAGCCAAGAATGTATTGCCACGCTATGTGGATAATGGAATAGAAGATAGTATTCGGTCCTATTGGGGCGGAAATATCATGTTAGGCGACGATAACAAATATCATTTATTTGTTTGTGGCTGGTTGGAAGACTCTCCCAAAGGTCACGCCACATGGCCAAATTCTATTGTATACCATACAGTTTGTAACAATTCCATCGGTCCGTTTATAATTAAAGACACCATAGGCGCTGGTCATAATCCAGAATGCTTTAGGCTGAATGATGGACGCTATGTTGTTTATGTTATTGACGGATATTATTTAGCCAACACGTTGAATGGTCCGTGGACATACAACAAATTCGAATTTAACAAACGCGACCGTCGAATCATTGAAGGGTTGTCAAACCTTACTTTCTCGAAACGTGAGGACGGATCCTACCTGATGGTCTGCCGTGGTGGGGGTATCTGGATTAGCCAGACAGGACTTTCGTCTTACAATCAAATCTCTGACCGAAGGGTTTATCCGGCTGTAGAGGGAGAATTTGAAGATCCTGTTGTATGGCGCGATCATATCCAATATCATTTAATTGTGAACGACTGGCTGGGACGTATCGCATTTTATATGCGGTCGAAAGACGGAGTTAACTGGGTTACCGATCCGGGCGAAGCTTATCAGCCGGGAGTATCTTTTCATGAAGATGGAAAAGTGGAAGAATGGTTTAAGTATGAGCGTATCAAAGTATTGCAAGACAAATATGGCCGTGCCATTCAGGCAAACTTTGCAGTAGTTGACGTGCAGAAAGAATCGGACAAGGGGAACGACAACCATGGTTCTAAAAACATTAGTATTCCATTAAATCCCGGATTACTGCTTGCAATACTTGACACACAAAAGATAACAGAGAAAACAAAAACAATCCGTGTTAAGATTGCAGCAGAGGAAGGATTCAATCCTCATACCGATATCAATGTTAACTCATTACGTTTCGGAGCATCTGCGGAAGTAAATTACGGAAGAGGTTGCCAAGTAATGAAAACAGAAAAAGCCGGTTCCGATCTGGTTGTTACATTTGATGCAAAGGGAAATGGCATAACAGAAGAAGAGTTCGCGCCCAAATTAATAGGTAAAACGACCTCCGGAAAGTTACTTTACGGATATGCGCGTTTGCCTTACGTAAGCTATAATAATCCGATTCTTTCTGCCCGTATGCCTTCATTTACTCCTTCCGAAAAAGGTTTCGATTTGGGTGCTGAAGTGCAGAATTTTGGACAGATGGCGTCGAAAACAACAACATTACACCTTGAATATAAGAAAAACGGTCAGACTATTAAAGTAGGTAGCTCGAAAGTTCCTGCTCTGGATCCATACCAGAAAACAACAGTACGGCTGTCTTGCGATAAATTATTTGAGAAAGGAGCTTCATACGACTTTGTATTAAGCATTCTTATACCAGGCGAAAAGCCTTCTATATTTAACTTTAGTACAGTTCCTGTAAAGTAA
- a CDS encoding glycoside hydrolase family 95-like protein: MGCSSVTDLSVTPSNSDLQFPVLAKSWDEGMPLGNATVGALVWKRDSALRFSLDRTDLWDLRPTDSISGPNNRFAWVKEQVRKKDYLPVQKKFDWPYDQMPAPSKIPGAAIEFSLKQLGEPSHVQLYFNNALCEATWKDGTRMKTFVHATEPIGWFVFENLKEDVVPTLVAPQYNKTSPSGESDPVTGQDLRRLGYEQGKITQNGNEIVYHQKGWGDFSYDVVVRWEKVGTTLRGVWSVTSSMSTDKAAKEVKEAMQRGVNKDYDAHMNYWNNYWAQSSIELPDTVLQKQYQSEIYKFGSASRENSYPISLQAVWTADNGKLPPWKGDFHHDLNTQLSYWPAYSSNHLAEGMGYLNTLWNQRDIYKRYTRQYFETDGMNIPGVCTLTGEPMGGWIQYSMSPTCGAWLAQHFYLHWKYSADRTFLKERAYPFLKDVAVYMEQISEVDTNGIRKLEISSSPEVFDNSIEAWFKDMTNYDLSLMHFIFKATAELAAELDLKEESAHWLALKKQLPDFDVDESGSLTFSKGFPYDESHRHFSHAMAIHPLGLIDWSDGENSQHIINATLKRMKECGPDWWCGYSYSWYGNMKARALDGEGAAEALRTFADCFCLKNSFHVNGDQSNTGKSKFTYRPFTLEGNFAFAAGIQEMLLQSHTGIVRVFPAIPASWENVSFKNMRAMGAFLVSAEKKNGQVINIRVFSEQGGLLRIASPVDGKILEYETTKDKWIEIPTK, from the coding sequence ATGGGTTGCAGTAGTGTAACGGATCTGTCGGTTACACCTTCAAATAGCGACCTGCAATTTCCTGTTCTGGCAAAAAGCTGGGATGAGGGTATGCCATTAGGCAATGCTACGGTTGGTGCCTTGGTGTGGAAACGAGACTCAGCCCTTCGCTTTTCATTAGATCGGACCGATCTTTGGGATCTCCGTCCCACGGATAGTATATCGGGCCCAAATAATCGGTTTGCCTGGGTAAAAGAACAGGTAAGAAAAAAAGATTATCTGCCGGTACAGAAAAAATTTGACTGGCCATACGACCAAATGCCTGCCCCTTCAAAAATTCCGGGAGCTGCCATCGAATTCTCATTAAAGCAGTTAGGAGAGCCGTCGCATGTACAGTTGTATTTTAACAATGCTTTATGTGAAGCCACCTGGAAAGATGGAACACGGATGAAGACGTTTGTTCACGCAACGGAACCGATTGGATGGTTTGTATTCGAAAATCTGAAAGAAGATGTTGTACCTACTCTGGTTGCTCCACAGTATAATAAAACAAGCCCATCCGGAGAATCGGATCCGGTAACAGGTCAGGATCTGCGTCGTCTGGGTTACGAGCAAGGAAAAATTACCCAAAATGGAAATGAAATAGTATATCATCAGAAAGGATGGGGAGATTTCTCGTATGATGTAGTAGTTCGTTGGGAAAAAGTTGGAACCACCTTGCGGGGAGTTTGGAGTGTAACGTCGTCGATGTCGACCGACAAAGCTGCAAAAGAAGTAAAAGAAGCGATGCAACGTGGAGTAAATAAAGATTATGATGCTCATATGAATTATTGGAATAATTATTGGGCTCAATCTTCTATCGAACTGCCAGATACAGTCTTACAAAAACAGTACCAGAGCGAAATTTATAAGTTTGGTTCTGCTTCCAGAGAAAACTCTTATCCTATTTCTTTACAGGCAGTATGGACAGCCGACAATGGAAAGCTTCCACCCTGGAAAGGCGATTTTCATCACGACTTGAATACTCAGCTAAGCTATTGGCCGGCATATTCAAGTAATCACCTGGCCGAAGGTATGGGCTATCTCAATACGTTATGGAATCAACGGGATATATATAAACGTTATACCCGCCAGTATTTTGAAACGGATGGGATGAATATTCCAGGAGTTTGTACCTTAACCGGCGAACCAATGGGTGGATGGATTCAATATTCAATGTCTCCAACTTGTGGAGCCTGGTTGGCCCAACATTTTTACTTACATTGGAAGTATTCGGCAGACAGGACATTTCTGAAAGAACGGGCGTATCCATTTTTGAAAGATGTAGCGGTTTATATGGAACAAATTTCGGAAGTTGATACAAATGGCATACGTAAGCTTGAAATTAGCTCAAGTCCGGAAGTTTTCGATAATTCCATAGAAGCTTGGTTTAAGGATATGACTAATTACGATTTGTCACTGATGCACTTTATTTTTAAAGCGACAGCCGAATTAGCAGCCGAATTGGATTTGAAGGAAGAGTCTGCTCACTGGTTGGCACTAAAAAAACAATTGCCGGATTTTGATGTAGACGAAAGCGGAAGTCTTACCTTTTCCAAAGGATTTCCATACGATGAATCACACCGCCATTTCTCTCATGCCATGGCCATACATCCATTGGGATTAATAGATTGGAGTGATGGGGAAAACTCTCAGCATATTATAAATGCTACACTAAAAAGGATGAAAGAATGCGGACCAGATTGGTGGTGCGGATATTCATATAGTTGGTATGGTAATATGAAAGCACGCGCATTGGATGGTGAAGGTGCAGCCGAGGCCTTGCGAACTTTTGCTGATTGTTTTTGTTTGAAAAATTCGTTTCATGTAAATGGTGATCAGTCAAATACAGGAAAGTCGAAGTTTACCTATCGTCCATTTACGCTGGAGGGTAACTTTGCTTTTGCTGCGGGAATTCAAGAAATGCTACTACAAAGTCATACCGGTATTGTTCGCGTATTTCCTGCTATTCCGGCAAGCTGGGAAAATGTTTCATTCAAAAATATGCGCGCAATGGGTGCCTTTCTTGTATCGGCAGAGAAAAAGAATGGACAAGTAATAAATATTCGTGTTTTTTCTGAACAAGGAGGACTATTACGCATTGCATCTCCTGTAGATGGAAAGATATTGGAATATGAGACAACAAAGGATAAATGGATTGAAATTCCAACCAAGTAA
- a CDS encoding transposase, translated as MEEQYRLFLSDFYEWDQREHADKWVLFPENIGSHLSLDETALTYDELYTILTNKQAKGKKGSIVAIVKGTMASDVLDVLNRINHSKRLKVKEVTIDMAANMEMIVRRAFPKATLVTDRFHVQKLATEALQDIRVVHRWEAIEQESKEMELAKEAGRKYSPEILKNGETRKQLLARSRYLLFKTENKWTPNQRARAEVLFHWYPSLERSYNLTMQLRHIYHTVKEKVVAFTRLAHWYEQIEQAGFKQFNTVKRSISAHYQTIINYFDNRSTNASAESFNAKIKSFRACLRGVKNISYFLFRLTNIYA; from the coding sequence TTGGAAGAACAATACCGGCTCTTCTTATCTGACTTCTATGAGTGGGACCAACGGGAACACGCAGACAAATGGGTTCTTTTCCCCGAAAACATTGGCTCCCATCTGAGTCTGGATGAAACGGCTCTGACTTATGATGAACTTTATACGATTCTCACCAATAAGCAAGCCAAAGGTAAAAAAGGAAGTATCGTCGCTATCGTAAAAGGGACCATGGCCTCTGATGTTCTTGACGTTTTAAACAGAATCAATCATTCTAAACGACTAAAAGTCAAAGAAGTTACAATCGATATGGCCGCCAATATGGAGATGATCGTTCGGCGGGCGTTTCCCAAAGCAACTCTTGTTACCGACCGTTTTCATGTACAAAAGCTAGCCACTGAAGCATTGCAGGACATCCGTGTGGTACATCGCTGGGAGGCAATCGAACAGGAAAGTAAAGAGATGGAGTTAGCTAAAGAAGCCGGAAGAAAGTATTCTCCTGAAATTCTGAAAAACGGTGAAACCCGTAAACAACTTTTGGCAAGAAGCCGCTACCTGCTATTTAAAACAGAGAATAAATGGACTCCGAATCAAAGGGCCAGAGCTGAAGTCCTTTTTCATTGGTATCCTTCCCTGGAAAGATCTTACAACCTGACCATGCAGCTCAGACATATCTATCATACCGTGAAAGAAAAAGTAGTTGCGTTTACTCGTCTGGCACACTGGTATGAACAGATTGAACAAGCGGGGTTTAAACAGTTCAACACTGTAAAAAGATCAATCTCGGCACACTATCAAACAATCATCAATTACTTTGACAATCGGTCGACAAATGCTTCGGCTGAATCTTTCAACGCTAAAATAAAAAGTTTCAGGGCATGCCTGAGAGGGGTAAAGAATATTTCCTATTTTCTTTTTAGATTAACCAATATTTATGCATAG
- a CDS encoding Gfo/Idh/MocA family oxidoreductase: MISRRQFFKASLAGGATALIGQDLQAVNSHVNNSFQLQEDIVPHAKGKSVLGLRCKPLKTVRIGVVGLGRGAGAVSRLSQIEGTDIIALCDLNPERIANSQKTLKSSGRKEAIVYSGEEDWKKMCERDDIDLIYNATPWELHVPIALYAMDHGKHVAIEVPAALTIKDCWALVDKAEEKQLHCMMLENCCYDFFELATLNMARKGVLGEIIHTEGAYIHDLRQEKFDGYYKHWRLEYSKYHTGNPYPTHGLGPIAQILGINQGDRMEYLSSVSTNQYGLALYAKDKLKNDERITQSERYMLGDMNTTIIRTSKGKSIMIQHDTTSPRPYSRIHLVQGTNGMAVKYPDEKVALQPSSHEFLKEGDQKELLSKYEHPLSKYIGEKAKKVGGHGGMDFIMDWRLIYCLQNGYPLDQSVYDAAAWSSIVELSERSVQNKSTSVAIPDFTRGAWENYLPWPVIDMEKTLHG; the protein is encoded by the coding sequence ATGATTAGTAGAAGACAGTTTTTTAAAGCATCTCTGGCTGGTGGTGCAACGGCCTTGATAGGTCAGGACTTACAAGCAGTAAATTCGCATGTAAATAATTCTTTCCAACTGCAGGAAGATATTGTTCCCCATGCAAAAGGAAAATCGGTATTGGGCCTTCGTTGCAAACCCTTGAAAACGGTTCGTATTGGAGTTGTTGGTTTAGGCCGGGGTGCCGGAGCCGTATCCAGGCTTAGCCAAATTGAAGGAACCGACATTATTGCTCTATGCGACCTTAATCCGGAAAGAATAGCAAACAGCCAAAAAACATTGAAAAGCAGCGGTCGAAAAGAAGCAATTGTTTACTCTGGCGAAGAAGATTGGAAAAAAATGTGCGAGCGAGATGATATTGATCTCATTTACAACGCAACACCTTGGGAATTGCATGTCCCCATCGCCTTATATGCGATGGATCATGGAAAACATGTTGCTATCGAAGTACCAGCTGCTTTAACAATAAAAGATTGCTGGGCTCTGGTTGATAAAGCGGAAGAAAAACAGCTCCATTGTATGATGCTTGAAAATTGCTGCTACGATTTTTTTGAATTAGCCACATTAAATATGGCCCGTAAGGGTGTGCTGGGAGAAATAATCCACACAGAAGGAGCCTATATACACGATCTGAGACAAGAGAAATTCGACGGTTATTATAAACATTGGAGGCTTGAATACAGCAAATATCATACTGGCAACCCCTATCCTACTCATGGATTAGGACCTATTGCCCAGATATTAGGAATCAATCAGGGTGACCGGATGGAATACTTGTCGTCTGTATCCACTAATCAGTATGGGCTTGCCTTATATGCCAAGGATAAATTGAAAAACGACGAACGGATTACCCAATCAGAACGATATATGCTGGGCGATATGAATACAACAATCATTCGCACATCAAAGGGTAAAAGTATTATGATACAGCATGACACCACTTCACCAAGACCTTATTCTCGTATTCATTTGGTACAAGGTACTAATGGTATGGCTGTCAAATATCCTGACGAGAAAGTAGCCCTTCAGCCAAGTTCTCACGAATTTTTAAAAGAGGGAGATCAAAAAGAACTTCTTTCTAAATATGAACATCCGCTCAGCAAATATATTGGAGAAAAAGCGAAGAAAGTAGGTGGTCACGGAGGAATGGACTTTATTATGGATTGGCGATTGATTTATTGTTTACAAAATGGCTATCCGTTAGACCAATCTGTTTATGATGCTGCTGCTTGGTCCTCTATTGTAGAGTTGAGCGAACGCTCTGTTCAAAATAAAAGTACTTCAGTTGCCATACCAGATTTTACCCGTGGTGCATGGGAAAATTATCTGCCATGGCCTGTAATTGATATGGAAAAAACTTTGCACGGATAA